In Rhizoctonia solani chromosome 7, complete sequence, one DNA window encodes the following:
- a CDS encoding Enoyl-(Acyl carrier protein) reductase, translating to MTHDHTLNLNAQTAVVTGAAQGIGKAIALKLASEGYSVVVSDLPAKQEDLISVVQQIQAVYRSRPSATSLSALHIECDVTDEDQVDGLVKTTVARLGRLDVMVANAGIARMAPLLESTTELIDSIHAINVKGVFYCYRAAARAMIPSGGGRIIGACSVAGKLPIPYLGAYVMSKHAVRGLTHTAAQEWAEHGITVNAYAPGIIDTNLWTKDIIATYEYAPALEEKAMTELVATRNKSTPEQIAGLVAFLVSPAAVNINGQCISVDGGWNMD from the exons ATGACCCATGATCATACCCTCAATCTGAATGCCCAAACGGCAGTTGTGACTGGTGCTGCGCAAG GGATCGGGAAGGCAATCGCCCTCA AGCTTGCCTCAGAAGGGTATTCTGTCGTAGTCTCCGATCTGCCTGCTAAACAGGAAGATCTTATATCAGTTGTTCAGCAAATCCAAGCCGTATATCGCTCTCGCCCCTCGGCTACCTCACTTTCCGCATTGCACATAGAGTGCGATGTAACTGACGAAGACCAGGTTGACGGCCTAGTTAAAACAACGGTAGCAAGGCTTGGAAGGCTTGATGTA ATGGTTGCTAATGCTGGCATCGCAAGAATGGCGCCGCTGCTTGAAT CAACAACAGAGCTAATCGATTCTATTCATGCAATAAACGTCAAAGGAGTGTTCTACTGCTACCGAGCGGCCGCCAGAGCAATGATACCATCTGGTGGTGGCAGGATTATTGGCGCATGTAGTGTGGCAGGGAAGCTGC CCATCCCCTATCTGGGAGCCTATGTAATGTCAAAACATGCTGTGCGGGGTCTGACGCACACTGCGGCTCAGGAATGGGCAGAGCACGGGATTACAGTCAACGCATACGCGCCTGGAATTATTGATACCAACCTAT GGACGAAAGATATCATAGCCACTTATGAATATGCGCCTGCGTTGGAAGAAAAG GCAATGACGGAGCTTGTAGCAACACGTAACAAGAGCACACCCGAGCAGATTGCAGGTCTAGTAGCATTTCTGGTTAGCCCAGCTGCTGTCAATATAAACG GACAATGCATCTCCGTAGATGGAGGGTGGAATATGGATTAA